In Palaemon carinicauda isolate YSFRI2023 unplaced genomic scaffold, ASM3689809v2 scaffold3075, whole genome shotgun sequence, the sequence aataataataataataataataataataataataattttaataataataataataataataataataataataattttaataataataataataataataataataaaaataataataataataatgataatgataataataataataataataataataataataataataataataataataataataataataataataataataataataataataataataataataacaattttaataatattaataataataatgataataataataataataataataataataataataataataataataataataataataatattaattttaataataataataataataataataataataataataataataataataataatattaattttaataataataataataataataataataataataataataataataataataataatgataataataataataataataataataatgataataataataataataataataataataataataataataataataataataataataataataataataataataatattaataataataataataataataataataaaaataataataataataataataataataataataataataataataaaaataataataataataataataataattttaatattgtagaattatttaaacaaatgtaaaataagtcatgctgttcatgacgtatgggatggtcctaaatcgaggtgcaatcataaactgtataaaaagccataaacaatttatttatacataatacatacataacatTTATACATGACTTGAAAGTAGAACTTCATGACTAAAATGACAGTAAATTTAGGCAGTAAATTCTTCGTGGGTAAAGGCTGGAGAGGACCTCTACTccagaagctgaaaacaaaaataacagccatatatagaaccaaacaaaatttatacaaatttaACACAAACTGTTAATGACTGGCTATAACAAATTAATAACACTCAATATTATATATGGCTCAATAAACTTTTTCtaaacagcaatgaaaataagcTAATATAAAGACCACCCTTACCTCCACCCTGTGCGAGTCTCGGCCGTGAACTAAAACTGTGAACAGAATGACAGCGCAAGGCGAgacaagacaaaaatgaaaatcGGAACCAAAATGTCATGGGAACAACCCACTAGTTTTAACCAGTATTAATTTTACCCgacaaaagttttattctataatttaacaaagttttattttaaagattaaaatacaagtaaatattttacattcttcCACCCCAAGATAATTTTTAGGGAAAATTTTTAACCTACGTGGGATTGCGGGACAATGCATCAGCTAGAACATTGGCAGCTCCTTTAATATGAGTTATTTGAAACTGGTACTCTTGAAGAAGGAGACTCCAGCGCATCAGTCTTGCATTATGAGCTTTGATATTTCTCAGATAAGTTAAAGGACGATGGTCAGTCTCTAAAAAGAATGATCTTCCATATAGGTACTGTTGTAACTTTCTCACAGACCAAACAATTGCTAAGGTTTCTTTTTCAAATGACTGAATACTTAAATTCTGAAGTTTGCAACTTACGACTAGCGTAAGCAATAGGAAATGGTATACCCTCGGAATCGTATTGCAACAGTGCACCACCTATTCCATGATCACTTGCATCTGTTCTCAGACCAAATGGCTTACTAAGGTCTGGTAATTGCAAAATAGGAGCATGTGTTAACTTTGCTTTCAACATCTCAAATGCTTCTCTTGCCTTAGAATTCCAGCTGATTATATCaggttgattttttttaaataatcagacAGAGGAGCAGAGATACTTCCAAATTGTGGAATAAATCTTCTATAGAAAGAAACAGACCATAAAAATGATCGTAATTGCCGTTTCTTACTTGGAAAAGGCATATCCACAATTGCTTGTACTTTATCTGGTAATGGTTGCAGAGAGTTCCTACCAATCTGGTATCCCAAATAGTGAATTACTTCGTAACCAAAACGACACTTAGAGGGACCACAAGTTAAATTCCAACTGCGAAGTCTGGCAAACACTTTCTCGAGGGCCACCAAGTGTTCAGGCCATGAGCTATAGTGAAcaaaaatgttatcaaaataaaaactaacgTGGTCTAAATTTTTCAACACTTGGCGCATCAGACGGTTATATGTACTACAGGCAGTACTTAATCCAAATGGCATTCTTTTGAATTGAAATAATCCCCTATTAGTACTGAATGCTGTATATTTCCGGCAGGATTCTTCCATTGGAACCTGGTAATAAGCTTTAGCAAGATCAATTTCCGACAAATATTTGCAGTTTGAAAATTTGTCTAAGTTCTCATCTATAGTAGGAATAGGTTCACAATCAAACACTGTTGCAGCATTTAACTGCCTAAAATCTATACACATCCGATAACTGGCATCCGATTTTTTTACAAGCACAACCGGTGAACAATAGTTAGATATAGATGCTTCAATTATATCAAGCTCCAACAATTTATCAACTTCACGGTTGAATACCTCTCTTAAGTGATAAGGAACAGCGTAAGGCTTTCTCTTGACAGGCTCAGTGGTAGTTAACTGTATGGAATGACAAAAGTTTTTAACACAACCAGGTATATCACTAAGAACATCCTTATAGCTGTCTAACAAAATGGATAACTCTGCCTTTTGTTCTGTAGTTAGATAAGGATTCACATCAGGTTCAGTCCCAGACTCTGTATCTAACATTGGCAAAGGAGAATCTGTACATTGAGTAACTACAGCAACCTGTACCAAATCCAGAGGTCCCATTAAAACCTTCTGTTCAAAAGGGGTAACCTCATCAAACACTTGCAAATTGTTAATAGTGGCCCTACGGTAATActtttttaacatatttacatggaAAAATTTATGTTTATTCCTTACTTCTATAATATAATCAACCTGACCTTTCTTGCCAATTACCTTATATGGACCCTGCCACTGAGATAAGAGCTTATTAGTGTCGGAAGGTAACAGTAACAGAACCTCATCACCGATAACAAATTTTCTATCAGATGTTTTCAGATCATAATAAGTTTTATATTTGCTAAAATTAACCTTGGCATTCTGGAGTGCGATCTGTGCTGTTTCCTCTAACCTATCACGCAGATCCAACACATACTCATAAGAATTCCTAATTTCTTCATTAAGGTCCTGATTAGTAAACAACTCTTTCAATATGGATAAAGGACCTCTCACATTTTGTCCATAAATCAGTTCAAAAGGAGAAAATCCTAAAGTATTGTTAGGGATTTCTCTAACAGCAAATAAGGCACACGGAAGGTATCTGTGCCAACAGCGAGGATAATCTGAACAAATCTTTTTAATTATACTTTTCAATACCCCATTAAAACGCTCACAATACCCATTAGCCTGTGGATGGTATGGTGATGTAAAAATTGGCTTTATATTAAGTAACTTATGCACTTCTTCCATCACTGAAGAAACAAACTGACGTCCTCTATCTGATAGAACCTCTTTTGGGATACCTATACGTGTAAAGATACTTAATAGGGCTTCAGCACAAGAAATAGAATCTATTCTCTTTAGAGGGATAGCCTCAGGGTAACGGGTAGCACAATCAACTAATGTCAAAATAAACCTATGACCGTCCTCAGAAGGGGGTGACAAAGGCCCAACTATATCAACTGCGACCTTTGCAAAAGGTTCGGTTATTATAGGTACTGTTTGAAGTGGTGCCTTCTTGACACGACCTTGGGAAGTAGTTCTTTAACATATATCACATGATCTACAATAGCGCAGGATGTCAGCTGTAGCACCTGGCCAAAAGTACAATGCAAACACTTTGTCTTTAGTTTTACAGTTACTAAAATGTCCAGCCAACAACGAATCGTGAGCCATTTTCATAATTAATTCCCTGAACTTTCGTGGTACCACTAGAACTTTTACTCCTAACATCACCCTATTGTTACTCTGTATACACTTCCTATAAAGGAAACCTTTGTCAATAATGTACTGGTAAACATTTCCCTTGgatatttcagtaatatatttaTCAAGCTTCTCACGAATGCTCTGCAAAGAAGGGCAATTCATTTGCTCTTGCTTAAAATCCGACACACTCACGTTTAAGTCACCAAGAACCTTAGATTTATTTGTAATCAGGGGAGCAGGACGAGCACTATCGGCTTTTACTTGACCTCTGGTCATAACAGATTGGCAGGTAGAGATATCATTATCCTCCACTTGTCCTATAAGCACACCACAAAACTTAATGGGTGCCTTTACCACTTCAGTCCATCCCGTAAAATAATCACAAGCAATATGACACTTAACCACAGGGAATTTATCAGTTCTACCCAAATAATCACTAACTGACGCAAATTTGGTGTGTTCATCAAAAGGTATGGATGGTAATAACTGTTCCGACACAACTATACAAGTACACCCAGTATCACGTACCATGGTCGAGATATTAGCACCATTTACCTTGcaattttcaaatttcaaagaGCCAGATACAGTAGAGCCAAAAACAAAATTAACTTTATGGGGAACGACATTACCAACTCCGGAATCGTCACTCGTATGATCAGAACTAGTTATAACATTATGAATCATAGGATTCTCCTTCCTTATCAAAGATTTATTCTGAGGACACTGTGGTCTTATATGACCTTCTAAACCGCAACTATGacaaactattttcctttttacttttgtaatatttGGCTGTACGACTGAATGATCAGAATTCTTTAATGAATTAGTGTTATTGACCACAGACTTCCTCGAACTACTTTTAGACAATTTGGTATACAAGTTATGAGCAGCCGCATAAGTATCTGCCTCGTTAATCAATTCATCAAAAGTATGCCACTTTCTATCTTTAAGGGTACTGCGCAACTCGGGAGTTACTGAAGCTAATAATTGGTCACACAATATGAAATCCGATAAAGATTCATAACTATTATTTACCTTCGATGTTTCCAACCAATGGTTCAGGAGTCTACGTAAAGTAAAGCCAAACTGTCGAAAAGTCTGATGGGGGGAAATACGAGCATGCCGAAATTCAGTTCTATAATAATCAGAGTTCATATAATAAGCATTCAACAACTCTTTCCTCAAATCAGAATAAGTGCCAGTGGCTTCGGAAGGAAGCGTTATATAAACCTCCCTTAGCTTGCCTTGTAATAACGGTAACAGTCTAATTACACCATCAGCTTCTAAATCCCATCCATTTGCTTCGCAAATTCTCTCAAAATATGAGAGAAAAACACTAAAATCATCACCCTCTTTAAAACTAAGCAATTTTATTTCATCAGAAGAAAGTCTGGGACAAGTGCTAGACACATTAGTGGGAGCTACAGCTCTCTTCGCAAGCATGTCTATTTCATGCTGCCGGTCTTTACTTCTCTCTTCTAATTTTCTAAGTTCTAACTCTCGTTCGGCTTCGAGCTTTTTATACTCACGCTCTTGTGCTCGCTcttctctctcaatattttgttgACAAGTGATAAACTCTACCGCATCATCACCAGCTAAACCAAGATCCGTAGCAAGTTCTCTTAGTTTTAATAAACTAGACATGGTAATAGgcaataattaacaaaaaaaaaaaaaaaaaaaaaaaaaaatgagttcacaaaaaaaaatagaCCGCAACGTTATAGTGGACTTAGCTCAATATAGTAAGCCCTGGGTTTAAGGCAGGCAATTATACTTATGTCATTACATAATAAACACGAACCTAGCCTTGTTCCTTAAACCAGGATAAGTAACAATAGTGCTTGGTATAACGACAATACACAACAATTTTCGCAACACAAGGCCAGTCTCCCACACGACCTCAATGGCACAGTAATGAAAGCACCCATAAAACTTaggaccccacacctgacaccaaatgtagaattatttaaacaaatgtaaaataag encodes:
- the LOC137636475 gene encoding uncharacterized protein, which produces MSSLLKLRELATDLGLAGDDAVEFITCQQNIEREERAQEREYKKLEAERELELRKLEERSKDRQHEIDMLAKRAVAPTNVSSTCPRLSSDEIKLLSFKEGDDFSVFLSYFERICEANGWDLEADGVIRLLPLLQGKLREVYITLPSEATGTYSDLRKELLNAYYMNSDYYRTEFRHARISPHQTFRQFGFTLRRLLNHWLETSKVNNSYESLSDFILCDQLLASVTPELRSTLKDRKWHTFDELINEADTYAAAHNLYTKLSKSSSRKSVVNNTNSLKNSDHSVVQPNITKVKRKIVCHSCGLEGHIRPQCPQNKSLIRKENPMIHNVITSSDHTSDDSGVGNVVPHKVNFVFGSTVSGSLKFENCKVNGANISTMVRDTGCTCIVVSEQLLPSIPFDEHTKFASVSDYLGRTDKFPVVKCHIACDYFTGWTEVVKAPIKFCGVLIGQVEDNDISTCQSVMTRGQVKADSARPAPLITNKSKVLGDLNVSVSDFKQEQMNCPSLQSIREKLDKYITEISKGNVYQYIIDKGRVKKAPLQTVPIITEPFAKVAVDIVGPLSPPSEDGHRFILTLVDCATRYPEAIPLKRIDSISCAEALLSIFTRIGIPKEVLSDRGRQFVSSVMEEVHKLLNIKPIFTSPYHPQANGYCERFNGVLKSIIKKICSDYPRCWHRYLPCALFAVREIPNNTLGFSPFELIYGQNVRGPLSILKELFTNQDLNEEIRNSYEYVLDLRDRLEETAQIALQNAKVNFSKYKTYYDLKTSDRKFVIGDEVLLLLPSDTNKLLSQWQGPYKVIGKKGQVDYIIEVRNKHKFFHVNMLKKYYRRATINNLQVFDEVTPFEQKVLMGPLDLVQVAVVTQCTDSPLPMLDTESGTEPDVNPYLTTEQKAELSILLDSYKDVLSDIPGCVKNFCHSIQLTTTEPVKRKPYAVPYHLREVFNREVDKLLELDIIEASISNYCSPVVLVKKSDASYRMCIDFRQLNAATVFDCEPIPTIDENLDKFSNCKYLSEIDLAKAYYQVPMEESCRKYTAFSTNRGLFQFKRMPFGLSTACSTYNRLMRQVLKNLDHVSFYFDNIFVHYSSWPEHLVALEKVFARLRSWNLTCGPSKCRFGYEVIHYLGYQIGRNSLQPLPDKVQAIVDMPFPNLSKPFGLRTDASDHGIGGALLQYDSEGIPFPIAYASQTDHRPLTYLRNIKAHNARLMRWSLLLQEYQFQITHIKGAANVLADALSRNPT